The proteins below are encoded in one region of Labeo rohita strain BAU-BD-2019 unplaced genomic scaffold, IGBB_LRoh.1.0 scaffold_783, whole genome shotgun sequence:
- the LOC127161947 gene encoding uncharacterized protein LOC127161947 yields the protein MNWAEEFLWDLQQEERPLEEFVEDFLSISHLVSWSDSMLNACFRMGLKDDFLFNLITDDDCRKPLADFLNHVLNLSNSNCHVVVEDSYPPPIRKHAITPAHHKPVSSTSFSNKLDPSMPSSLPQVCLSSTRILNPVPPAAATPASARKMAATPASARKMAATPASARKMAATPASPAKMASVPEFPAKMAVKPESPAKMASVPESPAKMASVPESPAKMASVPEFPAKMTAKPESPAKMASVPEFPAKMASVPEFPAKMAAKPAAKPEPPAKMAAKPEPPAKMATKPEPPAKMAAKTEPPTKMAAAPELTDQPERPQATAPPECPQATRSHRACSSSVSAGDAQPSRVSAGVVQPSRTRSPRAPSRARSSRASFRAHVSFGTS from the coding sequence ATGAACTGGGCTGAGGAATTCCTCTGGGATCTCCAGCAGGAGGAACGGCCATTGGAGGAGTTTGTGGAGGATTTTTTGAGCATTTCCCATCTGGTAAGCTGGAGTGATTCGATGTTAAATGCTTGCTTTCGGATGGGACTAAAGGatgattttctgttcaatttAATAACTGATGACGATTGCCGCAAACCCCTAGCGGATTTTCTTAATCATGTACTGAATCTCAGTAATTCCAATTGTCATGTTGTTGTGGAGGATTCCTATCCTCCTCCCATCCGAAAGCATGCAATCACTCCAGCTCACCACAAGCCAGTGTCCTCCACCTCCTTCTCCAATAAGCTTGATCCCTCCATGCCTTCCTCGCTTCCCCAAGTCTGCCTAAGCTCCACCAGAATCCTCAACCCAGTTCCACCGgcggccgccacgccagcgtctgcacgcaagatggccgccacgccagcgtctgcacgcaagatggccgccacgccagcgtctgcacgcaagatggccgccacgccagcatccccggccaagatggcctccgttcctgagttcccggccaagatggccgtcAAGCCtgagtccccggccaagatggcctccgttcctgagtccccggccaagatggcctccgttcctgaatccccggccaagatggcctccgttcctgagttCCCGGCCAAGATGACCGCCAAGCCTgaatccccggccaagatggcctccgttcctgagttcccggccaagatggcctccgttcctgagttcccggccaagatggccgccaagccggccgccaagcctgagcccccggccaagatggccgccaagcctgagcccccggccaagatggccaccaagcctgagcccccagccaagatggccgccaagacTGAGCCCCCgaccaagatggccgccgcacCCGAGCTCACTGACCAGCCAGAGCGCCCTCAAGCAACCGCGCCGCCAGAGTGCCCTCAAGCGACCCGCTCGCACAGAGCCTGCTCATCCAGTGTCTCTGCTGGAGACGCCCAGCCCTCCAGAGTCTCCGCTGGGGTCGTCCAGCCGTCCAGAACCCGCTCGCCCCGAGCGCCGTCCAGGGCCCGCTCCTCAAGAGCTTCCTTCAGAGCCCACGTCTCCTTTGGcacttcctga